From Pseudoalteromonas rubra, one genomic window encodes:
- a CDS encoding TonB-dependent receptor: MKNQGSKVKTKYLNNYLKSSYVAVCVATALSGMSFGAAAEEQDGANRAIETIEVRGIRRSLTEALNTKRFANSVVDSISAEDIGKFPDKNIGDAMQRIPGVTVVRTFGEVSGVTVRGTAPEHSMVLLNGQNVASVGWFDLGGVNRSFNFEMLASEQISGMDVYKSVESDINEGAMGGTVNLKTRKPLDMDSGTVFASVENAYHGNAKEWSPAYSGLASWKNEQENFGILVAYSNEESKVYRETLSTFGPPGATTLEDSNGVLRKTSCCAASILFDEDRERSSSQISVQYAPSDALTLGLDYNLFELENDHINSALFTIMDYGTLQGDSVRVNEQGIVTAATVTASGPGRAPLFNNTVLRTPDMQTDVINFTANYQADTWSADFVLGQSTAQGRIGQTSTWWGDISERANSGFSYDVSGPLELIPVNPDYMSSHDNFELFHEYTYINYERDNEIDYIQADFTFELDSPVMTSIQAGIKFQEQVFSYQENNQDLNVDAIREGGERLTLGDFNGGFVSGLHSAEGRAGSLSGFPIGTRGLWDYARSNAPGTVTVKDAFSIEEDIAAAYVKANFSGEGFRGNLGLRIVETDILSKGEINGVKGEVDKSYTKRQRVVAGILWSGKLEKRAGKLWYPGRLFK, translated from the coding sequence ATGAAAAATCAGGGCTCAAAGGTAAAAACCAAGTATCTGAATAACTATCTGAAATCCAGTTACGTGGCAGTATGTGTAGCAACAGCGTTGTCGGGTATGTCGTTCGGTGCTGCGGCTGAGGAACAAGATGGTGCGAATCGGGCAATCGAAACCATTGAAGTAAGAGGGATCAGACGCAGCCTCACGGAGGCGCTGAACACTAAGCGTTTTGCGAACTCTGTTGTCGACTCAATTTCGGCTGAAGACATAGGTAAATTCCCGGATAAAAACATCGGTGATGCGATGCAGCGTATTCCGGGTGTGACTGTGGTCAGAACCTTTGGTGAGGTCAGCGGTGTGACAGTGCGTGGTACTGCGCCTGAGCACAGCATGGTGTTGCTGAATGGCCAGAACGTGGCCAGTGTTGGCTGGTTTGACCTGGGTGGTGTGAACCGTAGCTTTAACTTTGAAATGCTCGCGTCAGAACAAATCTCCGGTATGGATGTGTATAAGTCAGTTGAGTCGGATATCAACGAGGGCGCTATGGGTGGTACGGTTAACCTTAAAACCCGCAAGCCCCTGGATATGGACTCAGGTACCGTATTTGCTTCCGTAGAAAACGCCTATCATGGTAACGCCAAAGAGTGGTCGCCGGCATACTCTGGTCTGGCAAGCTGGAAAAACGAGCAGGAAAACTTTGGTATCCTGGTCGCCTATTCAAATGAAGAGTCGAAAGTATATCGTGAAACCTTGTCCACATTTGGTCCTCCTGGTGCAACGACACTCGAAGACAGCAATGGTGTGCTGAGAAAAACGTCTTGTTGTGCGGCCTCTATTCTGTTCGATGAAGACAGAGAGCGAAGCAGTAGCCAGATCAGTGTTCAGTATGCGCCGAGCGACGCGCTGACACTTGGCCTGGATTACAATTTGTTTGAACTGGAAAACGACCACATTAACTCGGCCCTATTCACCATCATGGATTACGGTACCTTGCAGGGAGATTCGGTCAGAGTGAATGAGCAAGGGATTGTTACCGCAGCAACGGTCACAGCCTCAGGCCCGGGTCGCGCCCCTCTGTTCAACAACACGGTATTGCGTACACCAGACATGCAAACGGATGTTATTAACTTTACTGCGAATTATCAGGCAGATACCTGGTCTGCCGACTTTGTCCTTGGTCAGTCAACCGCCCAAGGCCGAATTGGCCAGACAAGTACCTGGTGGGGTGATATCAGTGAGCGTGCCAATTCAGGCTTTTCTTATGATGTGAGTGGCCCGCTAGAGCTCATTCCGGTCAACCCGGACTATATGAGCAGTCATGATAATTTTGAACTGTTCCATGAATATACCTATATCAATTATGAACGCGATAATGAGATAGATTATATTCAGGCTGATTTTACCTTTGAGCTGGATTCACCTGTGATGACCTCAATCCAGGCTGGCATTAAGTTCCAAGAACAAGTGTTCTCATACCAGGAAAATAACCAGGATCTGAATGTTGACGCCATCCGTGAAGGGGGTGAACGACTGACACTTGGCGACTTTAACGGTGGTTTTGTGTCGGGCCTGCATAGTGCCGAAGGGCGTGCAGGTAGCTTGTCTGGTTTTCCAATTGGTACTCGCGGGTTGTGGGATTATGCGCGTAGCAATGCGCCGGGCACTGTCACAGTGAAAGATGCCTTCTCTATTGAAGAGGACATTGCCGCTGCGTACGTAAAAGCCAACTTCTCAGGAGAAGGCTTCCGCGGTAACTTAGGCTTGCGTATAGTCGAAACCGATATTCTCTCCAAAGGTGAAATCAATGGGGTGAAGGGAGAAGTCGATAAAAGTTATACGAAACGCCAAAGAGTGGTCGCCGGCATACTCTGGTCTGGCAAGCTGGAAAAACGAGCAGGAAAACTTTGGTATCCTGGTCGCCTATTCAAATGA
- a CDS encoding carbohydrate-binding protein: MKLKMTGCAVAVILSCSASAGTGVQDFLDSLRNFESGINPALADFYLENLNNPVYKYAKVSAPGRMVRDCSTGSMIPEDTTINQFFTKLGIDGIYNSQTPYSAEMFKTMQYNSMNAWGFVGYQLGEAVLIDAGYYSPKVVTVDGKEYDSFYVFVEDSTWIGCKTEALVEIVGSGGNQIQATDVNRWEGTFVGKNGVNSFADLLIPDNQELVMRDAMRFNYGVMTQLLTDANMTWEQALAKSWPGTDDNGNAITVQATMSGLLAAAHLRGAWGTARLLTKDEITCDELGTCITKYVHKFGGYNTIFDTPADDVIEGSKYDEKLSAGWGNDLVLPGGGADTIELHEQSGSVTTVRDFTVGEDRIILRDWQAAAPLSNLSVSDVPAGVELAFAGQRVVLEGVSAAAVNVNTEAVIAQSDIYEIAWSGKQTVTGFNPQLDKIRGTAGIGFKHLKAYETDTALVVGVQAKDGGIYSSVELVGLTVADLTPEMFDNVTGGYDRLGFIVPLNSQNWGWNMALTVNSFDPAKTVISMPLFNYTFSMLVLTQEGADTVITLDETASKGDQKRLVLKNTDVNSLSAANFDYVSGNFVDAVIDVPVFYDITATVVGTGGSISPAPDASGVISGKGNTDFTLTFVPDSGYRVATLKVDGVSVTAQSSYTFPALSAAHSVQVTFEPGNSCPAPWNETQVYTGGDQVTFGGKTYEAKWWTQGNNPASLGPWKEIANCQ; encoded by the coding sequence ATGAAATTGAAAATGACAGGATGTGCAGTAGCCGTAATCTTAAGTTGTTCTGCGTCAGCGGGAACAGGCGTACAGGACTTTTTGGATAGCTTAAGAAACTTCGAATCGGGTATTAACCCTGCTCTGGCAGATTTTTACCTTGAGAACCTGAATAACCCGGTTTACAAGTATGCCAAAGTGTCAGCGCCAGGTCGTATGGTACGTGATTGCTCAACAGGCAGCATGATCCCGGAAGATACCACCATTAATCAGTTCTTCACTAAGCTGGGCATTGACGGCATCTATAACTCACAAACTCCGTATAGTGCTGAGATGTTCAAAACCATGCAGTATAACTCGATGAATGCTTGGGGTTTCGTGGGCTATCAGCTCGGTGAAGCGGTACTGATCGATGCCGGTTACTATAGCCCGAAAGTAGTGACAGTGGATGGTAAGGAATACGACAGTTTCTATGTGTTTGTGGAAGACAGCACCTGGATTGGCTGTAAAACGGAAGCCCTGGTTGAGATCGTCGGCTCAGGCGGTAACCAAATCCAGGCAACGGATGTGAACCGCTGGGAAGGGACCTTTGTTGGTAAGAATGGCGTCAACTCGTTTGCTGATCTGCTGATCCCGGATAATCAGGAACTGGTGATGCGTGATGCTATGCGGTTTAACTATGGCGTGATGACGCAGTTGCTGACCGATGCCAACATGACCTGGGAGCAGGCACTGGCGAAGAGCTGGCCTGGTACAGACGACAATGGTAACGCCATCACAGTACAAGCCACCATGTCTGGCCTGCTGGCTGCGGCACACTTACGTGGTGCCTGGGGTACAGCACGCTTGCTTACCAAGGATGAGATCACCTGTGATGAACTGGGTACCTGTATCACCAAATATGTACATAAGTTTGGTGGCTACAACACCATTTTCGACACGCCAGCAGATGACGTTATCGAAGGATCTAAATACGACGAAAAGCTCTCCGCTGGTTGGGGCAACGATTTAGTATTGCCTGGCGGTGGTGCAGACACCATTGAACTGCATGAGCAAAGCGGCTCAGTGACCACAGTACGTGACTTCACTGTTGGCGAAGATCGCATCATCCTGCGTGACTGGCAGGCTGCTGCGCCACTGAGTAACCTGTCTGTGTCAGACGTACCTGCGGGTGTTGAATTAGCGTTTGCTGGTCAGCGTGTGGTACTGGAAGGCGTATCGGCTGCGGCTGTGAACGTTAATACCGAAGCGGTGATCGCCCAGTCGGATATCTATGAAATTGCGTGGTCTGGTAAGCAAACCGTGACGGGCTTTAATCCTCAGCTGGATAAGATCCGTGGCACCGCAGGAATTGGCTTTAAGCACCTGAAAGCGTACGAAACAGACACTGCTTTGGTCGTCGGTGTACAGGCTAAAGATGGTGGTATTTACAGCTCGGTTGAGCTGGTCGGTCTGACAGTGGCTGATCTGACGCCTGAGATGTTTGATAACGTCACCGGTGGTTATGACCGCCTGGGCTTCATCGTGCCGCTGAACAGCCAGAACTGGGGCTGGAATATGGCGCTGACAGTGAACAGCTTTGACCCGGCAAAAACCGTGATCAGCATGCCACTGTTCAACTACACCTTCTCTATGCTGGTGCTAACGCAGGAAGGTGCAGATACAGTGATCACGCTGGATGAGACCGCATCAAAAGGCGATCAGAAGCGTCTGGTACTGAAAAACACCGATGTGAACAGCCTCAGCGCTGCAAACTTCGATTACGTATCGGGTAACTTTGTCGATGCAGTGATTGACGTGCCGGTATTCTACGATATCACGGCAACGGTTGTGGGCACAGGTGGTAGCATTTCACCAGCGCCGGATGCAAGCGGTGTGATCAGCGGCAAAGGCAACACCGATTTTACCCTGACCTTTGTACCAGACAGCGGTTACCGTGTCGCCACACTGAAAGTCGATGGCGTGAGCGTGACAGCGCAGTCAAGCTACACTTTCCCGGCACTGTCTGCTGCACACAGCGTACAGGTGACCTTTGAACCTGGCAATTCTTGCCCGGCACCCTGGAATGAAACTCAGGTATACACCGGCGGTGATCAGGTGACCTTTGGCGGTAAAACCTATGAAGCGAAGTGGTGGACTCAGGGCAACAACCCGGCCTCACTGGGCCCATGGAAAGAAATTGCCAATTGTCAGTAA
- a CDS encoding TonB-dependent receptor, giving the protein MASWKNEQENFGILVAYSNEESKVYRETLSTFGPPGATTLEDSNGVLRKTSCCAASILFDEDRERSSSQISVQYAPSDALTLGLDYNLFELENDHINSALFTIMDYGTLQGDSVRVNEQGIVTAATVTASGPGRAPLFNNTVLRTPDMQTDVINFTANYQADTWSADFVLGQSTAQGRIGQTSTWWGDISERANSGFSYDVSGPLELIPVNPDYMSSHDNFELFHEYTYINYERDNEIDYIQADFTFELDSPVMTSIQAGIKFQEQVFSYQENNQDLNVDAIREGGERLTLGDFNGGFVSGLHSAEGRAGSLSGFPIGTRGLWDYARSNAPGTVTVKDAFSIEEDIAAAYVKANFSGEGFRGNLGLRIVETDILSKGEINGVKGEVDKSYTNYLPSLNLAIDLSEDMIFRFAAGSTVSRPDYDDMKVADIISESFKTANVGSPDLDPYKSDQYDMGIEWYFNPSSVLGATLFVKNISDYIEQTTAAEFYPGCGEGCLVTRSRNVGTADVRGIELQYQHAFENGFGIQANYTYTDSSRTDSTGKEMPIEEVSQNSYNLSGYYENDLFSVRLAYNYRDDWVRQYNGSSLDSLNDAYDQVDASVVWHVTDNVDVSFEAINLLNEALVLRQPTAGNIVHAVDEFGTRYFVGASVRF; this is encoded by the coding sequence CTGGCAAGCTGGAAAAACGAGCAGGAAAACTTTGGTATCCTGGTCGCCTATTCAAATGAAGAGTCGAAAGTATATCGTGAAACCTTGTCCACATTTGGTCCTCCTGGTGCAACGACACTCGAAGACAGCAATGGTGTGCTGAGAAAAACGTCTTGTTGTGCGGCCTCTATTCTGTTCGATGAAGACAGAGAGCGAAGCAGTAGCCAGATCAGTGTTCAGTATGCGCCGAGCGACGCGCTGACACTTGGCCTGGATTACAATTTGTTTGAACTGGAAAACGACCACATTAACTCGGCCCTATTCACCATCATGGATTACGGTACCTTGCAGGGAGATTCGGTCAGAGTGAATGAGCAAGGGATTGTTACCGCAGCAACGGTCACAGCCTCAGGCCCGGGTCGCGCCCCTCTGTTCAACAACACGGTATTGCGTACACCAGACATGCAAACGGATGTTATTAACTTTACTGCGAATTATCAGGCAGATACCTGGTCTGCCGACTTTGTCCTTGGTCAGTCAACCGCCCAAGGCCGAATTGGCCAGACAAGTACCTGGTGGGGTGATATCAGTGAGCGTGCCAATTCAGGCTTTTCTTATGATGTGAGTGGCCCGCTAGAGCTCATTCCGGTCAACCCGGACTATATGAGCAGTCATGATAATTTTGAACTGTTCCATGAATATACCTATATCAATTATGAACGCGATAATGAGATAGATTATATTCAGGCTGATTTTACCTTTGAGCTGGATTCACCTGTGATGACCTCAATCCAGGCTGGCATTAAGTTCCAAGAACAAGTGTTCTCATACCAGGAAAATAACCAGGATCTGAATGTTGACGCCATCCGTGAAGGGGGTGAACGACTGACACTTGGCGACTTTAACGGTGGTTTTGTGTCGGGCCTGCATAGTGCCGAAGGGCGTGCAGGTAGCTTGTCTGGTTTTCCAATTGGTACTCGCGGGTTGTGGGATTATGCGCGTAGCAATGCGCCGGGCACTGTCACAGTGAAAGATGCCTTCTCTATTGAAGAGGACATTGCCGCTGCGTACGTAAAAGCCAACTTCTCAGGAGAAGGCTTCCGCGGTAACTTAGGCTTGCGTATAGTCGAAACCGATATTCTCTCCAAAGGTGAAATCAATGGGGTGAAGGGAGAAGTCGATAAAAGTTATACGAATTATCTTCCCAGCCTGAACCTGGCGATCGATCTGAGCGAAGACATGATCTTCCGATTTGCGGCGGGATCAACGGTATCACGACCAGACTATGACGACATGAAAGTCGCGGACATTATTTCAGAGAGCTTTAAAACAGCGAACGTCGGTAGCCCGGACCTGGACCCGTATAAGTCAGACCAATATGACATGGGTATCGAGTGGTACTTCAACCCGTCTTCCGTGTTAGGTGCGACCTTGTTTGTGAAGAACATCAGTGACTATATTGAGCAAACGACCGCTGCTGAGTTCTATCCCGGATGTGGTGAAGGGTGTCTGGTGACCCGCTCGCGTAACGTCGGTACAGCCGATGTACGTGGTATTGAATTACAGTATCAGCATGCGTTTGAAAACGGCTTTGGTATACAGGCAAACTACACCTATACCGATAGCAGCCGCACTGACTCGACGGGTAAGGAAATGCCCATTGAAGAAGTATCACAAAACTCCTATAACCTGTCGGGTTACTACGAAAACGACTTGTTCAGTGTCCGCCTCGCCTACAACTACCGTGATGACTGGGTACGCCAGTATAACGGCAGTAGCCTGGATAGCCTGAACGATGCGTACGACCAGGTTGATGCTTCTGTGGTATGGCATGTCACGGACAACGTTGATGTGTCATTTGAAGCGATTAACCTGCTCAATGAGGCGCTGGTGCTAAGACAGCCAACAGCAGGCAATATCGTCCACGCTGTCGATGAGTTTGGTACGCGTTACTTTGTGGGTGCCAGCGTTCGCTTCTAA